A window of Nodularia sp. LEGE 06071 contains these coding sequences:
- a CDS encoding cation:proton antiporter, which produces MLASVLWILMMGFFVGQLARRLGAPPLIGMIIVGMILSPQALNVISPEMLNAADDLRTLAVMIILMKAGLGLDREKLAQQGTVALRLGFLPATTEAIAIAFAAMVIFKFDFLTGLLLGCVIGAESPAVIVPGMLRLKSLGWGVTKGIPDAILTGSALSDVLLLLVFSLLLSFLGDGGVEQIAFPGGFTLTPVQLLPLQVIMQILLGVIFGYLAARLLVILLVKQNWTQNAVQDTLIAASLALFLVISAHGLPYFSGYLAAMSLGFFLIELDAPLARNLRGGFDSLWIVAEIFLFVLLGATIQLQVLGNILLPGLAILAIGLLIGRMLGWYLSTLGSNWNWRERLFLLPGNSAKATVQAAIGTIPLAQGIAGGEIILAIAALSILVTAPLGAWATMTFAPKLLERGEVDPTKVTVATRTLLLAAVDTSGLATAVLTKVADLARRSNGEVIVLHIVNLPNQREISELESEAQKLLSDIRYKFITVTGTVPEKIIRIAQEHHATAIIMGKRGHQPWETVLIGSVSQAVLETSPIPVILVENRQS; this is translated from the coding sequence ATGTTAGCCAGTGTATTGTGGATTTTAATGATGGGCTTTTTTGTTGGTCAACTTGCCCGTCGTTTAGGCGCTCCACCTTTAATTGGCATGATTATAGTGGGGATGATTCTTAGCCCCCAAGCACTAAATGTAATTAGTCCAGAAATGCTTAATGCTGCGGATGATTTAAGAACATTGGCAGTGATGATTATTTTGATGAAAGCCGGACTGGGTTTAGATAGAGAAAAATTAGCTCAACAGGGAACTGTGGCGCTGCGTTTGGGATTTCTGCCAGCGACAACCGAAGCGATCGCGATCGCCTTTGCGGCTATGGTAATCTTTAAATTTGACTTTCTCACTGGTTTACTCTTGGGCTGTGTCATTGGCGCTGAGTCTCCCGCTGTGATTGTTCCCGGAATGCTGAGGCTAAAAAGTTTAGGCTGGGGTGTTACCAAAGGCATACCCGATGCAATTTTGACTGGTAGTGCTTTATCTGATGTGCTGCTGTTATTGGTTTTTAGCCTATTACTGAGTTTCTTGGGTGATGGCGGCGTTGAGCAGATTGCTTTTCCTGGAGGATTTACCCTAACTCCCGTGCAACTGCTTCCACTGCAAGTCATCATGCAAATTTTACTAGGAGTGATATTCGGTTATTTAGCCGCCCGTTTGCTAGTTATTCTATTAGTAAAACAAAATTGGACTCAAAACGCCGTTCAAGATACTCTAATTGCTGCCAGTCTCGCCTTATTTTTAGTAATTTCGGCTCATGGGTTGCCTTATTTTTCTGGTTATTTAGCAGCCATGAGTTTAGGTTTTTTCCTCATAGAATTAGATGCACCCCTAGCTAGAAATTTGCGCGGTGGGTTTGATAGCCTCTGGATAGTAGCTGAGATTTTTTTGTTTGTTTTATTGGGTGCAACTATTCAACTACAAGTATTAGGCAATATTCTCTTACCTGGGTTGGCAATTCTAGCAATTGGTTTACTCATCGGTAGGATGCTGGGATGGTATCTTTCCACACTGGGCAGTAATTGGAATTGGCGGGAAAGACTGTTTTTATTACCGGGAAATTCAGCCAAAGCTACAGTACAAGCCGCTATTGGGACAATTCCCCTCGCCCAAGGGATTGCCGGAGGTGAGATAATTTTAGCGATCGCAGCTTTATCAATTTTAGTCACAGCACCTTTAGGAGCTTGGGCAACGATGACCTTTGCACCTAAATTATTAGAACGGGGAGAAGTTGATCCCACAAAAGTTACAGTTGCAACTCGTACCCTATTATTAGCAGCCGTTGATACATCAGGTTTAGCGACAGCAGTTTTAACCAAAGTCGCGGATTTAGCACGACGCAGTAATGGTGAAGTTATAGTTTTGCATATAGTTAATCTGCCCAATCAGCGAGAAATTTCAGAACTAGAGTCAGAAGCTCAAAAATTGTTATCAGATATCAGATATAAATTTATCACTGTCACAGGTACGGTTCCAGAGAAAAT